A genomic region of Vibrio sp. 10N contains the following coding sequences:
- a CDS encoding hydroxymethylglutaryl-CoA reductase, with product MPKVNLHKRNYLNNLGDELAMSEFEQKLTPKFDSPAKRVNRSPYLTQRNVDYRWKTLKNPSAQAQLLDAHTESQMEAYEKNIEFFVGTLKMPIGTAGPLRVNGLFAQGDYQIPLATTEAALVASYNRGANLITACGGASAMLLNEGVTRTPGFAFKSLIEAGQFVAWLVTQFDHFKTLAESTTSHGKLSDVSVNIEGNHVYLVFEYLTGDASGQNMVTIATNVVFDYILTNTPIEPDYAFLDGNLSGDKKANSQTLRSVRGKKVTAEVTIPADLVEKFLHTTPKKMAQFGQMTTVGGALSGTIGINAHYANALAALYIACGQDAACVAESAIGMTRMEVTEKGELYASVTLPNLMVGTVGGGTGLPSQKACLDLLGLHGSGHSQALAEVAASLCLAGELSIVGAFCAGHFSRAHHKLAR from the coding sequence ATGCCAAAAGTAAATCTTCACAAGCGTAACTACCTAAATAACTTAGGTGACGAGCTCGCAATGTCTGAGTTCGAGCAGAAACTCACTCCTAAGTTTGACTCACCAGCAAAGCGAGTGAATCGTAGTCCCTACCTTACCCAGCGCAACGTCGACTACCGTTGGAAAACTCTCAAAAATCCGAGCGCACAAGCTCAGCTTCTCGATGCCCACACTGAATCGCAAATGGAAGCCTACGAAAAAAACATTGAGTTTTTTGTCGGTACTTTAAAAATGCCCATCGGCACTGCCGGCCCGCTCAGAGTGAATGGTCTGTTCGCCCAAGGGGATTACCAAATTCCGCTTGCCACTACCGAAGCCGCTCTAGTTGCATCATACAACCGTGGTGCCAACCTAATTACAGCCTGTGGTGGAGCTAGCGCGATGCTACTCAATGAAGGGGTCACTCGAACGCCTGGCTTTGCATTTAAGTCACTCATTGAGGCTGGTCAATTTGTGGCGTGGTTGGTGACCCAGTTCGATCACTTTAAAACATTGGCCGAGTCGACCACTTCCCACGGTAAACTCAGTGACGTAAGCGTCAACATCGAAGGTAATCACGTCTACTTGGTGTTTGAATATTTAACAGGAGATGCGTCAGGTCAGAATATGGTGACGATCGCCACAAACGTGGTGTTTGACTACATTCTAACTAACACGCCTATCGAGCCCGACTATGCATTTCTGGACGGTAACCTGTCTGGCGATAAAAAAGCGAACTCACAGACCTTACGCAGTGTGCGTGGCAAAAAAGTCACTGCTGAAGTGACCATCCCAGCGGATCTTGTTGAAAAATTCTTGCACACCACACCAAAGAAAATGGCGCAATTTGGCCAAATGACAACTGTCGGCGGTGCACTCAGCGGAACCATTGGTATTAATGCTCACTATGCCAACGCGCTTGCGGCACTGTACATTGCCTGTGGTCAAGATGCCGCTTGCGTAGCAGAGTCGGCTATCGGCATGACTCGCATGGAAGTTACTGAAAAAGGTGAACTCTATGCCAGCGTTACACTACCTAACTTAATGGTCGGAACGGTCGGCGGTGGTACCGGATTACCAAGCCAAAAAGCTTGTCTAGATTTACTTGGCCTTCACGGTTCGGGACATTCTCAAGCCCTAGCGGAGGTGGCGGCGTCGCTATGTCTCGCTGGTGAGCTGTCGATTGTCGGCGCATTTTGCGCGGGACATTTTTCTCGTGCCCATCATAAGTTAGCAAGATAA
- the ylqF gene encoding ribosome biogenesis GTPase YlqF — protein sequence MSIQWFPGHMHKARKEIEEVIPQVDVIIEVLDARIPFSSENPMISELRGDKPVVKVLNKRDLADPEKTELWIAHLEKEQGVKAMAITTSNPQEVNKILELCRKLAPHREEIGKNIRTMIMGIPNVGKSTIINTLAGRTIAVTGNQPAVTRRQQRINLQNGIVLSDTPGILWPKVENPHSGFRLAATGAVKDTAIEYDEVAFYTVEYLAEVYPERLKERYQIDEELPESDLEIMELIGRKRGALQSGGRVNLHKASEILLHELRNGTLGQLTLELPEMITKELVEVELEAARKAEEKAKKKEERRKRYLKNKR from the coding sequence ATGTCTATCCAATGGTTTCCAGGCCACATGCACAAGGCTCGCAAAGAGATCGAAGAAGTCATCCCGCAAGTAGATGTCATTATCGAAGTTCTTGATGCTCGTATCCCATTTAGTAGTGAAAACCCAATGATCTCTGAACTTCGTGGTGATAAGCCCGTGGTAAAAGTACTCAACAAACGAGATCTTGCTGACCCAGAAAAAACGGAACTGTGGATTGCTCACCTAGAAAAAGAGCAAGGTGTAAAAGCGATGGCTATCACCACTTCAAACCCGCAAGAAGTGAATAAAATTCTAGAGTTGTGTCGTAAACTTGCTCCTCACCGTGAAGAGATCGGTAAGAACATTCGTACCATGATTATGGGTATCCCAAACGTTGGCAAGTCAACCATCATCAATACACTTGCTGGCCGTACTATTGCCGTAACTGGAAACCAACCAGCGGTCACACGTCGCCAACAGCGAATTAACCTACAAAACGGCATCGTACTGTCTGACACTCCAGGGATCCTATGGCCTAAAGTAGAAAATCCGCACAGTGGTTTCCGCTTGGCTGCAACTGGAGCAGTTAAGGACACCGCGATTGAGTATGATGAAGTGGCGTTTTACACGGTTGAATACCTTGCTGAGGTCTATCCTGAGCGTCTAAAAGAACGCTATCAAATCGACGAGGAGCTTCCTGAGTCTGATCTAGAAATCATGGAGCTTATTGGCCGCAAACGTGGCGCCCTGCAATCTGGTGGTCGTGTAAACCTACACAAAGCCTCTGAGATTCTACTTCATGAACTTCGTAACGGTACCTTAGGCCAACTCACACTTGAGCTACCAGAAATGATCACCAAAGAGCTGGTGGAAGTGGAGCTTGAAGCCGCACGTAAAGCCGAAGAGAAAGCGAAGAAAAAAGAAGAACGCCGTAAACGTTACTTGAAAAACAAGCGCTAA
- the luxQ gene encoding quorum-sensing autoinducer 2 sensor kinase/phosphatase LuxQ, whose translation MPLTDFNNRKTLATLITRTVITVVGVFTFAMLLQSWQLSRDIVREEVQKSARQTSTLVVNFFNYRLASLQILQDSNAKSDAVESFFQTQDARLLDYFFLREDNLQPSHAPDFRFITRSEGVVWDDGNALFYGLDRSSLTTLNVVAGKSNSWKTVETDSLLGERHVLLRRTPIVDRSSGEVLGQLYVGVILDDNAGLLTSLLRGSNSDDVILSFGDKVIASSISSDDSYTQEFVVSVIESGEADLNKILVTETPLLVGTQVSNLTVYSIQRNPGVLALRNSYLFWIFLSLVVITITSMITRRWLNRRVTTELAKLMVYTRIAGNTHKFEHFSGSTIHEFNHIGKTLSNTFERLSEQEKLFQDLFNFSLSPIIVWTENSTILQINPAARKALGLERNADSSDSLSFRQFVEEMKLQVDKANHGVTITGIDVPIDDMVYRWNLSSIQTRKDKKLVLSQGLDITKLVEAEKQSAKARQEAELAAVARTEFLAKMSHEIRTPLNGILGISQLLKKEAKQTRYQEQIDVLCNSGEHLLAVLNDILDFSKIENGSFKLEKHRFSFKEIVTALDGIYRPLCDDKSIDLKIDNRLPAETVLFTDQVRLNQILFNLLSNAIKFTHVGHVKVSFSLSRHHSEQTSQLSIEVEDTGIGIRQDQLEQIFDPFVQSESTLTREYGGSGLGLAIVRNLISILDGDIALTSEVGVGTQFKLTLPIEVVEEVSSVDVEEAEIDFNLFDREVMVLLVEDNHTNAFIAKAFCEKYGMHVVWAKDGQEALNCIDSAPFDLVLMDNQLPSVSGIEITKQIRQEFNKTLPIYACTADNQTSTRQAFFAAGADFVIVKPIKEKTLNEALRHFKQFHYLAA comes from the coding sequence ATGCCATTAACGGATTTTAATAATCGTAAAACTCTTGCTACTTTAATCACCCGGACCGTGATTACGGTCGTGGGCGTGTTTACTTTCGCCATGTTATTGCAAAGTTGGCAGTTGAGCCGTGATATTGTTCGGGAAGAGGTTCAAAAAAGTGCTAGGCAAACTAGTACATTGGTCGTGAACTTTTTCAACTATCGCCTCGCGTCATTGCAAATATTGCAAGATAGCAACGCGAAGAGTGATGCGGTAGAGAGCTTTTTTCAAACACAGGATGCACGTTTACTCGATTACTTCTTTTTACGCGAAGACAATCTTCAACCTTCTCACGCGCCTGATTTTCGCTTTATCACCCGCAGCGAAGGGGTTGTCTGGGATGATGGAAACGCACTGTTTTATGGGCTAGATCGCAGCAGTCTCACGACCTTAAATGTCGTGGCAGGTAAAAGTAACAGCTGGAAAACAGTTGAGACGGACTCTCTGCTTGGCGAGCGGCACGTATTGCTACGTCGAACACCCATCGTGGATCGCTCGTCCGGTGAAGTGCTCGGTCAACTGTATGTAGGGGTGATCCTTGATGACAATGCTGGGCTGCTGACAAGCCTTTTACGCGGCAGCAACAGTGATGATGTCATTCTTAGTTTTGGTGATAAGGTCATCGCTTCCTCGATATCATCCGATGATAGTTATACTCAAGAATTTGTGGTCTCTGTTATTGAGAGTGGAGAAGCTGACTTAAACAAGATACTAGTGACCGAAACGCCATTGTTGGTTGGTACTCAGGTATCAAACTTGACGGTGTATTCGATTCAGCGAAACCCTGGTGTACTTGCCCTTCGAAATAGTTATCTATTCTGGATTTTTCTCTCGCTTGTAGTGATTACGATTACTTCGATGATTACTAGGCGCTGGCTAAATCGACGAGTCACAACGGAATTGGCGAAATTGATGGTGTATACTCGAATTGCAGGTAATACGCACAAATTTGAGCACTTTTCCGGCTCGACGATCCATGAATTCAACCATATCGGAAAAACCCTCAGCAATACATTCGAACGCCTTTCCGAACAAGAAAAGCTGTTTCAGGACTTATTTAATTTCTCTTTGTCCCCGATTATCGTTTGGACGGAGAATTCGACTATTCTGCAGATAAATCCAGCCGCGCGTAAAGCCCTCGGATTAGAGCGCAATGCAGATAGCAGCGACTCACTGTCATTCCGTCAATTCGTTGAGGAAATGAAATTGCAGGTTGATAAAGCGAATCATGGCGTCACCATCACGGGGATCGATGTGCCTATTGATGACATGGTTTACCGCTGGAACTTATCGTCGATACAAACCCGTAAAGACAAGAAGCTTGTACTGTCGCAAGGTTTGGATATTACTAAGTTGGTTGAAGCAGAAAAGCAAAGCGCCAAGGCGAGGCAAGAAGCAGAGCTTGCTGCAGTGGCGAGAACGGAGTTTTTGGCCAAAATGAGCCATGAAATACGAACACCACTCAATGGTATCCTGGGGATTTCACAACTGCTCAAGAAAGAAGCCAAACAGACGCGATATCAAGAGCAAATTGATGTGCTGTGTAATAGCGGTGAACATTTGCTAGCGGTGCTCAATGACATTCTTGATTTCTCAAAAATTGAAAATGGCAGCTTTAAACTTGAAAAACATAGATTCAGTTTTAAAGAGATAGTGACCGCGCTGGATGGTATTTATCGTCCGTTGTGTGATGACAAATCTATCGACTTAAAAATTGATAACCGACTGCCAGCTGAGACGGTGTTGTTTACCGATCAAGTTCGTTTGAATCAAATACTGTTCAACTTACTCAGCAATGCAATTAAGTTTACCCATGTCGGCCACGTGAAGGTCTCTTTTTCTTTGTCTCGCCATCATTCTGAGCAAACTTCTCAGTTATCCATCGAAGTTGAGGATACGGGTATTGGCATTCGCCAAGATCAGCTTGAACAAATCTTTGATCCCTTTGTGCAATCTGAGTCGACGTTGACCCGAGAATATGGTGGGAGCGGTTTAGGGCTAGCGATTGTTAGAAACCTGATCTCCATACTTGATGGGGATATTGCGTTGACGAGTGAAGTGGGCGTTGGCACTCAATTTAAGTTGACCTTGCCGATTGAGGTCGTCGAGGAGGTATCTTCTGTCGATGTCGAAGAGGCGGAGATTGACTTCAACCTGTTTGACCGTGAAGTGATGGTGCTGTTGGTTGAAGACAATCATACCAACGCATTTATTGCTAAAGCCTTTTGTGAGAAGTACGGAATGCATGTTGTGTGGGCAAAGGATGGTCAGGAAGCGCTAAATTGCATTGACAGTGCGCCGTTCGACTTAGTGTTAATGGATAACCAGCTTCCAAGTGTATCGGGCATAGAGATCACCAAGCAAATTCGTCAGGAGTTTAACAAGACTTTACCTATTTACGCTTGCACAGCAGATAATCAGACCTCCACACGTCAAGCGTTCTTCGCGGCTGGCGCAGATTTTGTTATTGTAAAGCCAATAAAAGAGAAAACGCTTAACGAAGCCCTACGTCATTTCAAGCAATTTCATTACTTAGCGGCGTAA
- a CDS encoding TonB-dependent receptor plug domain-containing protein — protein sequence MSSPFRNRLFLCCLITSSATADEDLLSLLDMPLSSLADTKVMSSTRSAQSLADTPAAVYVITAKEINRSGARSVADALALAPGLHVAKFSNYDWGISARSSNQALTNSLLVMVDGRSVLNAMFSGVDWDLIPVSMDNIAQIEVVLGPVGTIWGGNAVNGVINIITLDAENAPQGKVSASIGNYGYRELKLHHGTQLSEKSHLSGYAEYLEHKPWASTEERVKSQQHYNVVTGRFGGRLDYQFLNHTLNLQAGAIRSEEDYLWANYHPHLFFPHRPAQEYYEQKMIAQEWFAGGSHIYERANHDRIESDLWLTYSDNNGSDRNASFVRFDVDSRYLFDNLWGTQLMIGGNVRLIQELFHQYSTYDQITAPYLRLVEQSSYLNQSYGVYANWTIPLTESTTFMLGNRWQYHNITDDIYAQPQIRLNHKLSDNQTFWAGWGSAVVTPSRLERSTTFRQNGYVENALFSDGNRYDYYYSYLYKGNDLLGVEKVDTLEAGYRFWQGETVQLSVNGFYSTHKNIRAYAGTGANQWVIQGGESEGSVGTVIEQYTSEYVDPLWTQTYGGEFATKWQPMSNLQVNANYSYKKILGHCDGSICASNSAVALALENQPNHFVNAQVIWDITPQWWLSSALQYVSASTVPSEVGTQAQTGWPSVVNMDMALSWQRSRQWPRITATVENIGARDNYEYPQAYNPFLNDTQYWLQLEWIYSDSQRERR from the coding sequence ATGAGTTCGCCTTTCCGTAACCGTCTGTTTTTATGTTGTTTGATTACTTCGTCTGCTACCGCCGATGAAGATCTGTTATCACTATTAGATATGCCGCTATCGTCACTGGCTGACACGAAAGTCATGTCGAGTACGCGAAGTGCGCAAAGCCTTGCTGACACACCCGCTGCGGTCTATGTGATCACCGCAAAAGAGATCAATCGCTCTGGTGCTCGCTCTGTTGCCGATGCCTTGGCGCTCGCTCCGGGTTTGCATGTTGCAAAATTTTCAAACTATGACTGGGGCATCTCTGCTCGAAGCTCCAATCAGGCGCTCACTAATAGTTTGCTGGTGATGGTCGATGGCCGTAGCGTACTGAATGCCATGTTTTCAGGCGTTGATTGGGATCTGATTCCCGTTAGCATGGACAATATTGCACAAATCGAAGTGGTGCTCGGACCCGTTGGAACGATTTGGGGCGGCAATGCAGTTAATGGTGTGATTAACATTATTACCTTAGATGCCGAAAACGCGCCTCAAGGAAAAGTGTCAGCCAGCATAGGGAACTACGGTTATAGAGAGCTCAAACTACATCACGGAACTCAATTGAGTGAAAAGTCACACCTCAGTGGCTACGCAGAGTACTTAGAGCATAAGCCTTGGGCCAGCACCGAAGAGCGGGTCAAATCCCAACAGCATTACAATGTAGTCACGGGGCGATTTGGTGGTCGCCTTGATTATCAGTTTTTAAATCACACTCTCAATCTTCAAGCTGGGGCTATCCGCTCAGAAGAAGATTATCTATGGGCTAACTATCATCCTCACCTGTTCTTTCCGCACCGTCCAGCACAGGAATACTATGAGCAAAAAATGATTGCCCAAGAATGGTTTGCGGGTGGCTCACATATTTACGAGCGCGCTAACCATGACAGGATCGAAAGTGATCTTTGGCTAACATACAGCGATAACAACGGCTCGGATAGAAATGCTTCCTTTGTTCGCTTTGATGTGGATAGTCGTTACTTGTTTGATAACTTGTGGGGAACCCAATTGATGATTGGCGGAAACGTACGCCTTATTCAAGAGCTATTCCACCAGTACTCAACCTATGATCAAATAACAGCGCCGTATTTACGCCTAGTAGAGCAATCGAGTTATCTAAACCAAAGCTATGGGGTATATGCAAACTGGACGATTCCACTGACCGAATCTACAACCTTTATGCTCGGTAATCGCTGGCAGTATCACAACATTACCGATGACATTTATGCTCAGCCACAGATACGTTTGAATCATAAACTGTCCGACAATCAGACATTTTGGGCCGGGTGGGGTTCTGCTGTAGTGACGCCGTCACGTTTGGAGCGTTCCACGACATTTCGCCAAAACGGTTATGTTGAAAATGCGTTGTTTAGTGATGGCAATCGTTATGACTACTACTACAGCTACCTATACAAAGGTAATGATCTGCTAGGGGTTGAAAAAGTCGATACGCTGGAAGCGGGTTATCGTTTTTGGCAGGGTGAGACAGTGCAACTCAGTGTGAATGGCTTTTATAGTACACACAAAAATATTCGTGCGTATGCAGGGACAGGTGCAAATCAATGGGTGATTCAAGGCGGCGAATCGGAAGGCAGCGTGGGTACTGTGATTGAGCAATATACCTCTGAATATGTCGATCCACTTTGGACTCAAACGTATGGGGGTGAGTTCGCAACGAAGTGGCAGCCAATGTCCAATCTCCAAGTGAATGCCAACTATAGCTACAAAAAAATCTTGGGACACTGCGATGGTAGTATTTGTGCGTCGAACTCCGCCGTCGCCCTGGCGTTGGAGAATCAACCAAATCACTTTGTGAATGCGCAGGTTATCTGGGACATAACGCCGCAATGGTGGTTAAGCAGCGCACTGCAATATGTATCCGCTTCAACGGTGCCTAGTGAAGTAGGAACACAGGCGCAAACTGGCTGGCCGAGCGTGGTGAATATGGATATGGCTCTGAGCTGGCAACGGTCTCGCCAATGGCCGCGAATTACCGCTACCGTTGAGAATATAGGTGCACGCGATAATTACGAGTATCCACAGGCTTACAATCCGTTTTTAAACGATACCCAATATTGGCTTCAGCTTGAGTGGATTTATAGTGATTCCCAACGAGAGCGCCGTTAA
- a CDS encoding MFS transporter, with amino-acid sequence MTIKLFSSLSIYRNLPSSIYALAAARVILGMGNFIIPFLVLLLTEKLGYSVTHAGLIAMFVSATYFIGGFVGGKFSDLLGHKRIIVVGELFGAGLLILCGFFPEQPTVVPALLFSAYFCMGIASPASNALVADLSIPKNRDAVMSLSYLAYNLGSAVGPVIAGYLFWSNTEWVFWGNGLAALVGVIIINSFVSNEQSAQPDCGDLEREFEGSVWKVLYERPRLVVFTLLCGALWFVLHQMTMVSPLYLSELFEQQGAVIFGQLMTYACIVVVVITPILMKLTTNKTEMIAMAYAGLLFAVGYGLILALPTVPIHFFAWFFLAAGEVLLLTKEGVYLANNSPSSHRGRIQGVLISLRSILVMPSFVIVGYMIDSYGYSSTWSVVILCAVFASIGFYSMEKFRKAPNTLEADTTNC; translated from the coding sequence TTGACTATAAAATTATTTTCTTCTCTTTCAATATATAGAAACTTACCATCGAGTATCTATGCTCTTGCGGCAGCGCGAGTCATATTAGGGATGGGCAACTTTATTATCCCTTTTCTTGTATTACTACTAACAGAAAAGCTGGGTTACTCTGTGACGCATGCAGGCTTAATAGCCATGTTTGTAAGCGCTACTTACTTTATCGGTGGTTTTGTCGGAGGAAAGTTCTCTGATTTGTTGGGTCACAAGCGAATCATTGTCGTTGGAGAGTTGTTCGGAGCGGGGCTTCTTATCCTCTGCGGTTTCTTTCCAGAGCAACCGACTGTAGTGCCAGCACTACTCTTCAGTGCTTACTTCTGTATGGGCATCGCATCTCCTGCGAGTAATGCTCTAGTAGCAGATTTGTCGATACCAAAGAATCGTGATGCTGTTATGTCGCTAAGTTATTTGGCTTACAATTTAGGGTCTGCGGTTGGGCCTGTCATTGCTGGTTACTTGTTTTGGTCAAATACAGAGTGGGTATTTTGGGGCAATGGTTTGGCCGCTTTGGTCGGTGTCATCATAATCAACTCATTTGTTAGTAACGAGCAGTCTGCGCAGCCAGATTGCGGTGATTTAGAGCGTGAATTCGAAGGGTCGGTATGGAAGGTATTATATGAGCGACCTAGACTGGTTGTTTTTACGTTACTTTGCGGCGCTCTTTGGTTCGTATTGCACCAAATGACGATGGTAAGTCCGCTCTATCTGAGTGAATTATTCGAACAACAAGGTGCTGTAATCTTTGGTCAGTTGATGACTTACGCTTGTATCGTCGTCGTTGTTATAACCCCGATACTGATGAAGCTTACAACGAATAAAACGGAAATGATTGCCATGGCTTATGCCGGATTGCTGTTTGCGGTTGGTTACGGTCTCATTTTGGCACTACCTACAGTACCAATCCATTTCTTTGCTTGGTTCTTTCTTGCTGCAGGTGAGGTTTTGCTTCTAACAAAAGAGGGGGTTTACTTAGCGAATAACTCTCCGAGCAGTCATCGCGGCAGAATCCAGGGTGTGTTGATTTCACTTAGGAGTATTTTGGTGATGCCTAGTTTTGTTATCGTTGGTTATATGATTGACAGCTATGGTTACAGTTCCACATGGAGTGTCGTTATTCTTTGTGCAGTTTTTGCCTCGATAGGCTTTTACAGCATGGAAAAATTCCGTAAAGCACCGAACACTCTTGAGGCTGACACTACTAATTGTTGA
- the yccS gene encoding YccS family putative transporter — protein sequence MSILGQLRLLWANKTFNYSVLMLFALLGVVIPAWYLEQQTWVTPLILGVIAAALAESDDSFTGRLKALIITMICFAIASFSIELLFNTPWLFAAGLFVSTLGFVLLGAIGPRYTSIAFGSLLVAIYTMLGASESSDLWTQPTLLLGGASWYYLVSLVWNSLWPLQPVQQSLSNVFNELSLYLDAKRNLFHPTRNLIPQPHRLKEASLNACTVYALNECKTTLLNRSKRGHVDGPSDRFLQVYFIAQDIHERVSSSHYRYQELATSFSHSDVLFRFKHLLEMQSIACKNIAHALKLGNKYSHSNDSLNALVELQDSIEYLETQNRPEWKPLLVQIHYLFNNLATVEKLLSNVSNPDIVNQDDNVLDDTNAHTPLAMWRRVKSSLTLDSLLLRHAIRLSCALTLGYGIIQFFELERGYWILLTTLFVCQPNYSATRQKLTARIAGTVVGLLVGVPLLTLFPSTESQLVLLVISGVMFFAFRLNNYGYATGFITVLVLLCFDQLGEGYAVVLPRLMDTLIGCALAVCAVYFILPDWESKRLSKIMVSALKTNRLYLLQIIGQYRVGKKDDLSYRIARRDAHNADANLSKAISNMLAEPDRYQLDTDECFRFLTLNHALLSYISALGAHRQRLDDESIHLLVLEAHRSINRHIEIIEANLSGTISDATHTTVDQFDIHRRLSEWRDEDDRSARMVLQQLHLIYRMLPELQSLSSHLKPAELEKAQLKQED from the coding sequence GTGAGCATTCTTGGTCAACTTCGCCTTCTATGGGCCAACAAAACATTTAATTACAGCGTTCTGATGCTGTTTGCGCTGCTCGGCGTGGTCATTCCCGCTTGGTATTTGGAGCAGCAAACTTGGGTTACTCCGTTAATTCTTGGTGTCATTGCGGCTGCACTAGCAGAAAGTGACGACAGCTTCACTGGCAGACTGAAAGCGCTCATCATCACGATGATCTGTTTTGCCATTGCCTCATTTTCAATCGAACTATTATTTAATACACCCTGGCTTTTTGCTGCGGGTCTGTTTGTTTCGACCTTAGGTTTTGTACTTTTGGGTGCAATCGGTCCGAGATATACCAGCATTGCTTTTGGCTCTTTGTTAGTGGCTATCTACACCATGTTAGGAGCAAGTGAGAGCAGTGATTTATGGACGCAACCTACACTGCTGTTAGGCGGTGCTTCTTGGTATTACCTTGTTTCATTGGTTTGGAACAGTCTATGGCCATTACAACCAGTGCAACAAAGCCTCTCGAACGTGTTTAATGAGCTGAGCTTGTATTTGGACGCGAAGCGAAATCTGTTTCATCCCACACGAAACCTCATCCCTCAGCCGCATCGACTCAAAGAAGCCAGTCTGAATGCTTGTACCGTATATGCGCTTAATGAGTGTAAAACGACGCTGCTTAATCGCTCGAAACGCGGCCATGTTGACGGGCCAAGTGATCGCTTTTTACAAGTTTACTTTATCGCTCAAGATATCCATGAGCGAGTGAGCTCCAGTCACTACCGCTATCAAGAGCTAGCGACCTCCTTTTCACATTCGGATGTGCTGTTTCGCTTTAAGCATTTACTCGAAATGCAATCCATCGCCTGTAAGAACATCGCGCACGCTCTGAAACTCGGTAACAAGTATTCTCACAGTAATGATTCACTTAACGCACTAGTTGAGCTTCAAGACTCTATCGAATACTTGGAAACGCAAAACCGTCCAGAGTGGAAGCCATTATTGGTACAGATCCACTACCTATTTAATAACCTAGCAACGGTTGAGAAACTGCTCAGCAATGTTAGTAACCCTGACATAGTCAACCAAGATGACAACGTGCTTGACGATACCAACGCTCACACACCACTCGCCATGTGGCGCAGAGTAAAATCCAGCTTAACGTTAGATTCTTTATTGCTTCGCCATGCGATCCGCCTGTCTTGTGCATTGACTTTGGGCTACGGGATCATTCAGTTTTTCGAACTCGAACGTGGGTACTGGATCCTGCTAACCACATTGTTTGTTTGTCAGCCAAACTACAGCGCAACACGTCAAAAACTCACCGCACGAATTGCAGGTACAGTCGTTGGCCTTCTGGTTGGGGTGCCTTTGCTTACCCTATTTCCATCCACAGAGAGTCAGCTGGTGCTTTTGGTCATTTCTGGCGTCATGTTCTTTGCGTTTCGACTCAACAATTACGGCTATGCAACAGGGTTTATCACCGTCTTAGTTCTGCTTTGTTTCGATCAACTTGGTGAAGGTTACGCGGTAGTGCTACCACGTTTAATGGATACGCTCATTGGCTGTGCACTGGCCGTTTGTGCTGTGTACTTCATTCTTCCGGATTGGGAATCCAAACGTTTATCGAAAATCATGGTTTCAGCATTAAAAACCAATCGCCTGTATTTGCTACAAATCATTGGCCAATATCGAGTCGGTAAGAAAGATGACCTAAGCTACAGAATCGCGAGACGCGACGCCCATAATGCGGATGCGAACCTATCCAAGGCCATCTCTAACATGCTGGCTGAACCGGATCGTTATCAACTGGATACCGATGAGTGCTTTCGCTTTTTAACGCTCAATCATGCGCTTCTTAGTTACATCTCAGCTCTGGGGGCGCACCGTCAACGACTGGATGACGAGTCCATCCACTTGCTCGTTCTTGAGGCGCATCGAAGTATCAATCGCCATATTGAAATAATTGAAGCTAACCTGTCGGGCACAATCAGTGATGCCACACACACCACCGTAGACCAGTTTGATATCCATCGACGCCTGTCTGAATGGCGAGACGAGGATGACCGTTCAGCACGTATGGTACTTCAACAGCTGCACCTAATTTATCGAATGCTACCAGAGCTACAAAGCCTATCAAGCCACCTAAAACCAGCTGAGCTTGAAAAAGCCCAATTAAAACAGGAAGATTAA